In one Corallococcus sp. EGB genomic region, the following are encoded:
- a CDS encoding ATP-binding protein, giving the protein MTLRARLLLAQAPLVLALLFLGATAVFTLARVGRSGQQVLEDNYRSVLATQRITEQLERMDSAALFIIAGERERGLAQQAAQRPALERELGVQQRNITEPGEAEATQRLHTAWRRYREAFDAFLQERDLEAARRRYFGSLAPDFQEAKAAASSILALNQDAMVRKNDQLRQQSERVNTLMALAVVAALGFGLFFTTSLVQRALRPVSVLSQAVRRLGQGDVEARAAVEGRDEIAQLSRDFNTMAERLGQYRKSSLGELLQAQAVSQAAIDSLPDPVLVLGADGGLLNVNAAAEQMLRLRLDEGGDALGRVEPEVRTVLERVRAHVVGGRGAYQPRGYEEAVRVEVSSEGDRWLLPRGSPVHGETGDVVGATLILQDVTRLRRFDELKNDLVATVAHEFRTPLTSLRMAIHLVAEGVVGPVTEKQADLLFAAREDCERLQGIVDDLLDLSRIQSGQLQLDVREVRTEDLVEQALAAQRTLAEDRGVRLSRTVSPDVETVRVDPERLQLVLGNLVANGVKHTPHDGEVSVHVSRAGTHARFEVRDTGEGIPAQEQARIFEKFYRAPGAPAGGAGLGLSIARDIVQAHGGELGVVSTPGQGSTFWFTLPQPEQG; this is encoded by the coding sequence ATGACCCTGCGCGCGCGGCTGCTGCTGGCCCAGGCGCCGCTGGTGCTGGCGCTGCTCTTCCTGGGCGCCACGGCCGTCTTCACCCTGGCGCGCGTGGGGCGCTCCGGCCAGCAGGTGCTGGAGGACAACTACCGCAGCGTGCTCGCCACCCAGCGCATCACCGAACAGCTGGAGCGCATGGACAGCGCGGCGCTGTTCATCATCGCGGGCGAGCGCGAGCGGGGCTTGGCCCAGCAGGCCGCGCAGCGCCCCGCGCTGGAGCGGGAGCTGGGCGTCCAGCAGCGCAACATCACCGAGCCCGGTGAAGCGGAGGCCACGCAGCGGCTGCACACCGCGTGGAGGAGGTACCGCGAGGCATTCGATGCCTTCCTCCAGGAGCGGGACCTGGAGGCCGCGCGCAGGCGCTACTTCGGCTCACTCGCACCGGACTTCCAGGAGGCGAAGGCGGCCGCGTCGTCCATCCTCGCGCTGAACCAGGACGCGATGGTGCGCAAGAACGACCAGCTGCGCCAGCAGAGCGAGCGCGTGAACACGCTGATGGCGCTGGCCGTGGTGGCGGCGCTGGGCTTCGGCCTGTTCTTCACCACGTCGCTGGTGCAGCGCGCGCTGCGGCCGGTGTCCGTGCTGTCGCAGGCCGTGCGCCGCCTGGGGCAGGGCGACGTGGAGGCGCGCGCGGCGGTGGAGGGGCGGGACGAGATCGCCCAGCTCTCGCGGGACTTCAACACCATGGCGGAGCGGCTGGGGCAGTACCGCAAGAGCAGCCTGGGGGAGCTGCTCCAGGCGCAGGCGGTGTCCCAGGCGGCCATCGACAGTCTGCCCGACCCGGTGCTGGTGCTGGGCGCGGACGGCGGGCTGCTCAACGTGAACGCCGCGGCGGAGCAGATGCTGCGCCTGCGGCTGGATGAGGGCGGAGACGCGCTGGGCCGCGTGGAGCCGGAGGTGCGCACCGTGCTGGAGCGCGTGCGCGCCCACGTCGTGGGCGGAAGGGGCGCGTACCAGCCCCGGGGCTACGAGGAGGCCGTGCGGGTGGAGGTGTCTTCGGAGGGCGACCGGTGGCTCCTGCCGCGAGGCAGCCCGGTCCACGGAGAGACGGGGGACGTGGTGGGCGCCACGCTCATCCTCCAGGACGTGACGCGGCTGCGGCGCTTCGACGAGCTGAAGAACGACCTGGTGGCCACGGTGGCGCACGAGTTCCGCACGCCGCTCACGTCGCTGCGCATGGCCATCCACCTGGTGGCCGAGGGCGTCGTGGGCCCGGTGACGGAGAAGCAGGCGGACCTGCTCTTCGCGGCGCGCGAGGACTGCGAGCGGTTGCAGGGCATCGTGGACGATCTGCTGGACCTGTCGCGCATCCAGTCCGGGCAGCTCCAGCTGGACGTGCGGGAGGTGCGCACGGAGGACCTGGTGGAGCAGGCGCTGGCCGCGCAGCGCACGCTGGCGGAGGACCGGGGCGTGCGCCTGTCGCGAACCGTGTCACCGGACGTGGAGACGGTGCGCGTGGATCCAGAGCGGCTGCAGCTGGTGCTGGGCAACCTGGTGGCCAACGGCGTGAAGCACACGCCGCACGACGGCGAGGTGTCCGTGCACGTGTCGCGAGCGGGCACCCACGCGCGCTTCGAGGTGCGCGACACCGGCGAGGGCATCCCCGCCCAGGAGCAGGCGCGCATCTTCGAGAAGTTCTACCGGGCCCCGGGCGCGCCCGCGGGAGGCGCGGGGCTGGGGCTGTCCATCGCGCGCGACATCGTCCAGGCCCACGGCGGCGAGCTGGGCGTGGTGAGCACGCCCGGGCAGGGCAGCACCTTCTGGTTCACGTTGCCGCAGCCTGAGCAGGGCTGA
- a CDS encoding sensor protein KdpD, with translation MTTRRPRAEDFLELVERGRRGRLKLYIGFAAGVGKTFRMLEEAHALKARGVDVVLGFIETHGRPETAALVEGLEVVPRQRVTYRDVTVEEMDLDAILARKPQVAIVDELAHTNLPMCRHRKRYQDVQELLVAGINVIGAFNVQHLESLNDLVERNTGVTVRETLPDSFLKSADQVVNLDLAVEDLHERLKAGKIYAPDKVPHAMERFFTGDNLSTLRELALREVAESLDRATAGRLALAGEDASQKGGAWGRVLVALSSYPPRAATLLRRGSRMAGRLNTDWFVVYVETPREAPNLIDAEAQRHLLNNIEMAKELGAEVVRLRARDPVAALLDFARSHGVGHIIVGRSNQAKWRQRLGLTADARLLREAEGFDIHVVSFESHEEKRP, from the coding sequence ATGACGACGCGGCGCCCGCGAGCGGAGGACTTCCTGGAGCTGGTGGAGCGCGGCCGGCGCGGCCGGCTGAAGCTCTACATCGGCTTCGCGGCGGGCGTGGGCAAGACGTTCCGCATGCTGGAGGAGGCGCACGCGCTCAAGGCGCGCGGCGTGGACGTGGTGCTGGGCTTCATCGAGACCCACGGCCGTCCGGAGACGGCGGCGCTGGTGGAGGGGCTGGAGGTCGTGCCCCGCCAGCGCGTCACCTACCGCGACGTCACCGTGGAGGAGATGGACCTGGATGCCATCCTCGCGCGCAAGCCGCAGGTGGCCATCGTGGACGAGCTGGCCCACACCAACCTGCCCATGTGCCGCCACCGCAAGCGCTACCAGGACGTGCAGGAGTTGCTGGTCGCGGGCATCAACGTCATTGGCGCCTTCAACGTGCAGCACCTGGAGAGCCTCAACGACCTGGTGGAGCGCAACACCGGCGTCACCGTGCGGGAGACGCTGCCGGACAGCTTCCTCAAGTCAGCGGATCAGGTGGTGAACCTGGACCTCGCGGTGGAGGACCTGCACGAGCGGCTCAAGGCGGGGAAGATCTACGCACCCGACAAGGTGCCGCACGCGATGGAGCGCTTCTTCACCGGTGACAACCTCTCCACCCTGCGCGAGCTGGCCCTGCGCGAGGTGGCGGAGAGCCTGGACCGCGCCACCGCGGGACGGCTGGCGCTGGCGGGCGAGGACGCGTCCCAGAAGGGCGGCGCGTGGGGCCGGGTGCTGGTGGCGCTCTCCAGCTACCCGCCGCGCGCGGCGACACTGCTGCGCCGCGGTTCGCGCATGGCGGGCCGGCTCAACACGGACTGGTTCGTGGTGTACGTGGAGACGCCGCGCGAGGCGCCCAACCTCATCGACGCGGAGGCGCAGCGGCACCTGCTGAACAACATCGAGATGGCCAAGGAGCTGGGCGCGGAGGTGGTGCGCCTGCGCGCCAGGGACCCGGTGGCGGCGCTCCTGGACTTCGCCCGCTCGCACGGCGTGGGGCACATCATCGTCGGCCGCTCCAACCAGGCGAAGTGGCGCCAGCGGCTGGGGCTGACCGCGGACGCGCGCCTGCTGCGCGAGGCGGAGGGCTTCGACATCCACGTCGTATCCTTCGAGTCCCATGAGGAGAAGCGCCCATGA
- the kdpC gene encoding potassium-transporting ATPase subunit KdpC: MVSTLLVALRASVVTLVLTGVLYPLAVTGVAQVLFPHEANGSLAKDGQGREVGSELIGQGFTQPGYFQPRPSAAGAGWDASASGGSNLGPTSQKLRERAMAEADRLRRENPDAPGPVPVELVSTTGSGLDPHVSPEAALWQVPRVARARGVEPARLEALVRSRVEGRTFGVLGEPRVNVLMLNLAMDRQFGVPVPPTAQAVEPRPRP, from the coding sequence ATGGTCTCCACCCTGCTCGTCGCCCTGCGCGCCAGCGTCGTCACGCTGGTCCTCACGGGCGTGCTGTATCCCCTGGCCGTCACCGGCGTGGCGCAGGTGCTGTTCCCCCATGAAGCCAACGGCTCGCTGGCGAAGGACGGCCAGGGCCGCGAGGTGGGCAGCGAGCTCATTGGCCAGGGCTTCACGCAACCCGGTTACTTCCAGCCGCGCCCGTCCGCCGCCGGCGCGGGCTGGGATGCCTCGGCCTCGGGCGGCAGCAACCTGGGGCCCACCTCCCAGAAGCTCCGGGAACGCGCCATGGCGGAAGCGGACCGGCTGCGCAGGGAGAACCCGGACGCTCCCGGGCCCGTACCCGTCGAGCTGGTCTCCACGACAGGCTCCGGCCTGGATCCGCATGTGTCGCCGGAGGCGGCGCTGTGGCAGGTGCCCCGCGTGGCCAGGGCGCGCGGCGTGGAGCCGGCGCGGCTGGAGGCGCTGGTGCGCTCGCGCGTGGAAGGCCGCACGTTCGGGGTGCTGGGCGAGCCCCGGGTCAATGTGCTGATGTTGAACCTGGCGATGGACCGCCAGTTCGGCGTCCCCGTGCCCCCGACCGCGCAGGCCGTGGAGCCCCGCCCGAGGCCCTGA
- the kdpB gene encoding potassium-transporting ATPase subunit KdpB — translation MAPASKPASLLDPALLKPAVWESLKKLHPRDVARNPVMFVVWAGSLLTTVFVLKDLVARQPDSAPVWFTVSVMLWLWFTVLFANFAEAVAEGRGKAQASALRRMRQDTQARRLTDDGREERVGAPALRKGDRVVCEAGDVIPGDGEVIEGIASVDESAVTGESAPVIRESGGDRSAVTGGTKVLSDRIVIRIGVDPGESFLDRMIGLVEGAARKKTPNEIALHILLVGLTLVFLLACVTLVPVALYSGVPLSGTAVVALLVCLIPTTIGGLLSAIGIAGMDRLLRKNVLALSGRAVEAAGDVDTLLLDKTGTITLGNRMATELVPMPGVRMEELAEAAQLASLADETPEGRSVVTLVKDTYKMRPRELRAHQATFVPFTAQTRMSGCDLVDPHARCIRKGAVDAIVRYTQAQGGTVPEALTQTAGRIGDAGGTPLAVAEGARVLGIIHLKDVVKGGIKERFDRFRAMGIRTVMITGDNPRTAAAIAREAGVDDFLAEATPEAKLALIRAEQGKGKLVAMTGDGTNDAPALAQADVGVAMNTGTQAAKEAGNMVDLDSNPTKLLEVVEVGKQLLMTRGTLTTFSIANDVAKYFAILPALFMGVFPQIAPLNVMGLKSPFSAILSAVIFNALIIVALIPLALKGVRYRPLGAAALLRRSLLLYGVGGVIIPFLGIKVIDVLLTTVGLA, via the coding sequence ATGGCTCCCGCCTCCAAGCCGGCCTCCCTGTTGGATCCGGCGCTGCTCAAGCCCGCTGTCTGGGAGAGCCTCAAGAAGCTCCACCCCCGCGACGTGGCCCGTAACCCGGTGATGTTCGTGGTGTGGGCCGGCAGCCTGCTCACCACCGTGTTCGTCCTCAAGGACCTGGTGGCCCGCCAGCCGGACAGCGCGCCGGTGTGGTTCACCGTGTCGGTGATGCTGTGGCTGTGGTTCACCGTCCTCTTCGCCAACTTCGCCGAAGCGGTGGCGGAGGGGCGCGGCAAGGCCCAGGCGAGCGCGCTGCGCCGCATGCGCCAGGACACCCAGGCCCGCCGGCTCACCGACGACGGCCGCGAGGAGCGCGTGGGCGCCCCCGCCCTGCGCAAGGGTGACCGCGTGGTGTGCGAGGCCGGCGACGTCATCCCCGGCGACGGCGAGGTCATCGAGGGCATCGCCAGCGTGGACGAGTCCGCCGTCACCGGCGAGTCCGCCCCCGTCATCCGCGAGTCCGGCGGCGACCGCTCCGCCGTGACGGGCGGCACGAAGGTGCTGTCCGACCGCATCGTCATCCGCATCGGCGTGGATCCGGGCGAGTCGTTCCTCGACCGGATGATCGGCCTGGTGGAGGGCGCGGCGCGCAAGAAGACGCCCAACGAAATCGCCCTGCACATCCTGCTGGTGGGCCTGACGCTGGTGTTCCTGCTGGCGTGCGTGACGCTGGTGCCCGTGGCGCTGTACTCCGGCGTGCCCCTGTCCGGCACGGCCGTGGTGGCGCTGCTGGTGTGCCTCATCCCCACGACCATCGGCGGCCTCTTGAGCGCCATCGGCATCGCGGGCATGGACCGGCTCCTGCGCAAGAACGTGCTCGCGCTCAGCGGCCGCGCGGTGGAGGCGGCGGGCGACGTGGACACGCTGTTGCTGGACAAGACGGGCACCATCACCCTGGGCAACCGCATGGCCACGGAGCTGGTGCCCATGCCCGGCGTGCGCATGGAGGAGCTGGCGGAGGCCGCGCAGCTGGCGAGCCTCGCGGACGAGACCCCGGAAGGGCGCTCCGTCGTCACGCTGGTCAAGGACACGTACAAGATGCGCCCGCGCGAGCTGCGCGCGCACCAGGCCACCTTCGTCCCCTTCACCGCGCAGACGCGCATGAGCGGCTGCGACCTGGTGGACCCGCATGCGCGGTGCATCCGCAAGGGCGCGGTGGACGCCATCGTCCGCTACACGCAGGCACAGGGCGGGACGGTGCCGGAGGCGCTGACGCAGACGGCGGGCCGCATTGGCGACGCGGGCGGCACGCCGCTCGCGGTGGCGGAGGGGGCTCGCGTGCTGGGCATCATCCACCTGAAGGACGTGGTGAAGGGCGGCATCAAGGAGCGCTTCGACCGCTTCCGCGCCATGGGCATCCGCACGGTGATGATCACCGGCGACAACCCGCGCACCGCGGCGGCCATCGCGCGCGAGGCCGGCGTGGACGACTTCCTGGCGGAGGCCACCCCGGAGGCCAAGCTCGCGCTCATCCGCGCGGAGCAGGGCAAGGGCAAGCTCGTGGCCATGACGGGTGATGGCACCAACGACGCGCCCGCGCTGGCCCAGGCGGACGTGGGCGTGGCCATGAACACCGGCACCCAGGCCGCCAAGGAGGCCGGCAACATGGTGGACCTGGACTCCAACCCCACCAAGCTGCTGGAGGTGGTGGAGGTGGGCAAGCAGTTGCTGATGACGCGCGGAACGCTGACGACCTTCTCCATCGCCAATGACGTGGCGAAGTACTTCGCCATCCTCCCGGCGCTGTTCATGGGCGTCTTCCCGCAGATCGCCCCGCTCAACGTGATGGGGCTGAAGTCGCCGTTCAGCGCCATCCTGTCCGCCGTCATCTTCAACGCGCTGATCATCGTGGCGCTCATCCCGCTGGCGCTGAAGGGCGTGCGCTACCGCCCGCTGGGCGCGGCGGCGCTGCTGCGGCGCAGCCTGCTCCTCTACGGCGTGGGCGGCGTCATCATCCCGTTCCTGGGCATCAAGGTCATCGACGTGCTGCTCACCACGGTGGGGCTGGCATGA
- the kdpA gene encoding potassium-transporting ATPase subunit KdpA, with translation MTLVGWLQTLLFFALVLALTKPVGTYLFRVFESGTPPLPRVLGPVERVLLRLCGVSQHQEQRWGQYAASLLAFSLFSVLGVYALQRLQHVLPFNPQGLPAVGPELAFNTAASFTANTNWQSYAGESTMSYATQMLGLTWQNFMSAAVGLGVALVFARGLTRRPGPEGRKTLGNFWVDLVRGTLYVLVPLSFVVALFFVSQGVLQNLAPYHDVSTVEGAKQTLAFGPVASQEAIKMLGTNGGGFFNANSAHPFENPTPLTNFIQLLLIFVLPAGLTYTYGKMTGDTKQGWALFAAMSVLFFAGAAVSYAAEVQPNPALAAANVAQAGNLEGKETRFGVAASTLFATVTTDASCGAVNAMHDSFTPLGGLVPLVNMQLGEVIFGGVGAGLYGILVMAVLAVFIAGLMVGRTPEFLGKKIEAREMKLAMLYVLIFPLVILGLSAVAAVIPQGTSSLNNAGPHGLSEILYAFTSGVANNGSAFAGLNANTPFWNISLGMAMLAGRFLMMVPVLALAGSLVGKKVVAPGPGTFPTQGALFTGLLVSVVVIVGALTFFPVLSLGPIVEHFLGAAGKVY, from the coding sequence ATGACCCTCGTCGGCTGGTTGCAGACCCTGCTGTTCTTCGCCCTGGTGCTCGCGTTGACGAAGCCCGTGGGCACCTACCTCTTCCGCGTCTTCGAATCCGGGACGCCGCCCCTGCCGCGCGTGCTCGGTCCCGTGGAGCGCGTCCTCCTGCGCCTGTGCGGCGTGAGCCAGCATCAGGAGCAGCGGTGGGGCCAGTACGCGGCCTCCCTGCTCGCCTTCAGCCTGTTCAGCGTGCTGGGCGTCTACGCGCTCCAGCGCCTCCAGCACGTGCTCCCCTTCAATCCGCAGGGGCTGCCCGCGGTGGGCCCGGAGCTCGCCTTCAACACCGCCGCCAGCTTCACCGCCAACACCAACTGGCAGTCCTACGCGGGCGAATCCACCATGAGCTACGCCACCCAGATGCTGGGGCTGACGTGGCAGAACTTCATGTCCGCCGCCGTGGGCCTGGGCGTCGCGCTCGTCTTCGCGCGTGGCCTCACCCGCCGCCCCGGCCCGGAAGGCCGCAAGACCTTGGGCAACTTCTGGGTGGACCTGGTGCGCGGCACCCTCTACGTGCTCGTGCCCCTGAGCTTCGTCGTGGCCCTGTTCTTCGTGTCCCAGGGCGTGCTCCAGAACCTGGCCCCCTACCACGACGTGTCCACCGTGGAGGGCGCGAAGCAGACGCTCGCCTTCGGCCCCGTGGCCTCCCAGGAGGCCATCAAGATGCTGGGCACCAACGGCGGCGGCTTCTTCAACGCCAACAGCGCCCACCCCTTCGAAAACCCCACGCCGCTCACCAACTTCATCCAATTGCTGCTCATCTTCGTGCTGCCCGCGGGCCTCACGTACACCTACGGCAAGATGACCGGCGACACGAAGCAGGGCTGGGCCCTCTTCGCCGCCATGTCCGTCCTCTTCTTCGCGGGCGCCGCCGTCAGCTACGCCGCGGAAGTCCAGCCCAACCCCGCGCTCGCCGCCGCGAACGTCGCGCAGGCCGGGAACCTGGAGGGCAAGGAGACGCGCTTCGGCGTCGCGGCCTCCACGCTGTTCGCCACCGTCACCACCGACGCGTCGTGCGGCGCGGTCAACGCCATGCATGACAGCTTCACGCCGCTGGGCGGGCTGGTGCCCCTGGTCAACATGCAGCTGGGCGAGGTCATCTTCGGCGGCGTCGGCGCGGGCCTCTACGGCATCCTCGTGATGGCGGTGCTCGCCGTCTTCATCGCGGGCCTGATGGTGGGCCGCACCCCGGAGTTCCTCGGCAAGAAGATCGAAGCACGCGAGATGAAGCTCGCCATGCTGTACGTGCTCATCTTCCCGCTCGTCATCCTGGGCCTGTCCGCCGTGGCGGCCGTGATTCCGCAGGGCACGTCGTCGCTCAACAACGCGGGCCCGCACGGCCTGTCGGAGATCCTCTACGCGTTCACCAGCGGCGTGGCCAACAACGGCAGCGCCTTCGCGGGCCTCAACGCCAACACCCCGTTCTGGAACATCAGCCTGGGCATGGCGATGCTCGCCGGCCGCTTCCTGATGATGGTGCCGGTGCTGGCGCTCGCGGGTTCGCTCGTGGGCAAGAAGGTCGTGGCCCCCGGGCCGGGCACCTTCCCCACCCAGGGCGCCCTCTTCACCGGCCTGCTCGTGAGCGTCGTCGTCATCGTGGGCGCGCTGACGTTCTTCCCCGTCCTGTCCCTCGGTCCCATCGTCGAGCACTTCCTCGGCGCGGCCGGAAAGGTGTACTGA
- the kdpF gene encoding K(+)-transporting ATPase subunit F, with protein MTFEYVAGIALAVLLSVYLVYALLQPERF; from the coding sequence ATGACCTTCGAATACGTCGCCGGCATCGCGCTCGCGGTGCTGCTGTCCGTCTATCTCGTCTACGCCCTGCTCCAGCCCGAGCGCTTCTAG
- a CDS encoding outer membrane beta-barrel protein: MAPDLAPHLLHLLLTQASPEAPSPLSRLHVEGGVDAYYAYNLNRPDSDVNFLPGTGTTARRHDEITVNLASLGVSLAPEPVGFRVLLGFGTGMDVLHRAEPEEDATGPDVWRYVQQASLSFARGPLTLEAGIYPSHIGFESFQSQLNWTYTRSWMGEFSPYYQTGLKGTWRFDDHWSAQLHLLNGWQTIGDNNGGMALGTQVAYAGDRLSAALNTFVGNEGSGEAEALRLFVDTVVTLKVTDAVSIAATADGGRQARPGTSAALWYAAGANVRIQVAEPVAVTARAEVYRDREGLLSGTAQTLAEGTLTLEVRPAEHLVLKAEARHDHSTQNVFDGPARGEQSPLPRQHQTLVVVGAVATF, from the coding sequence ATGGCTCCCGACCTCGCTCCCCACCTGCTTCACCTGCTGCTCACCCAGGCCTCACCCGAAGCGCCCTCGCCGCTCTCCCGACTTCACGTCGAGGGCGGCGTGGACGCTTACTACGCCTACAACCTCAATCGCCCCGACAGCGATGTGAACTTCCTGCCGGGCACCGGCACCACCGCCCGGCGGCACGATGAAATCACCGTCAACCTCGCGTCGCTGGGCGTGAGCCTGGCGCCGGAGCCCGTGGGCTTCCGCGTCCTGCTCGGCTTCGGCACCGGCATGGACGTGCTCCACCGCGCGGAGCCCGAGGAGGACGCCACCGGCCCCGACGTCTGGCGTTACGTGCAGCAGGCCTCGCTGTCCTTCGCGCGAGGCCCGCTCACCCTGGAGGCGGGCATCTACCCGAGCCACATCGGCTTCGAGTCCTTCCAATCCCAGCTCAACTGGACCTACACCCGGTCGTGGATGGGCGAGTTCTCGCCCTACTACCAGACAGGCCTCAAGGGGACCTGGCGCTTCGATGACCACTGGAGCGCGCAGCTCCACCTGCTCAATGGCTGGCAGACCATCGGAGACAACAACGGCGGCATGGCCCTGGGCACCCAGGTCGCCTACGCGGGCGACCGGCTGAGCGCGGCCCTCAACACCTTCGTGGGCAACGAGGGCTCCGGTGAAGCGGAAGCCCTGCGCCTGTTCGTGGACACCGTCGTCACCCTGAAGGTCACCGACGCCGTGAGCATCGCCGCCACCGCGGACGGGGGCCGGCAGGCCCGCCCGGGGACCTCCGCCGCCCTCTGGTACGCGGCCGGCGCCAACGTACGCATCCAGGTCGCGGAGCCCGTGGCCGTGACCGCGCGCGCGGAGGTGTACCGCGACCGCGAGGGCCTGCTCAGCGGCACCGCGCAGACCCTCGCGGAGGGCACGCTCACCCTGGAAGTGAGGCCCGCTGAACACCTCGTCCTCAAGGCCGAGGCCCGCCACGACCACTCGACCCAGAACGTCTTCGACGGTCCGGCGCGCGGAGAGCAGTCACCCCTCCCGCGCCAACACCAGACGCTGGTCGTGGTCGGAGCGGTCGCCACCTTCTGA
- a CDS encoding class I SAM-dependent methyltransferase produces the protein MTHDPLAHAAVHGFGADRAPHYDAQAAVNLAGYQAAYELGISALAALLDGQDTASLLHVGLGTGAELLPYERFNVPGWRFTGVEPSAPMLAVARKRLEEEGLLSRTQLHEGELRTLPQGAPFAGAQLMGVLHHVEGEEARLELLREVARRLKPGAPLVLGCRIGQDPELTKVEFRRLRAYGVTQEKLEARRQATAKMQPIASDAALFAMFERTGFVEPKTLFVSLQYKVFLAHRAV, from the coding sequence ATGACCCACGACCCTCTCGCGCATGCGGCGGTGCATGGCTTTGGCGCCGACCGCGCGCCCCATTACGACGCCCAGGCGGCGGTGAACCTCGCTGGCTACCAGGCGGCCTACGAGCTGGGCATCAGTGCCCTGGCTGCGCTCCTGGACGGCCAGGACACGGCGTCACTGCTTCACGTGGGGTTGGGCACGGGCGCGGAGCTGTTGCCCTACGAGCGCTTCAACGTCCCGGGCTGGCGCTTCACGGGAGTGGAGCCCTCCGCGCCGATGCTCGCCGTCGCGCGCAAGCGTCTGGAGGAGGAGGGGCTGCTCTCGCGCACGCAACTGCACGAAGGCGAGCTGCGCACCCTGCCGCAAGGCGCGCCGTTCGCTGGCGCGCAGTTGATGGGCGTCCTGCACCACGTGGAGGGCGAAGAGGCCCGGCTCGAATTGCTGCGAGAGGTCGCGAGGCGGCTGAAGCCCGGAGCGCCCCTGGTGTTGGGGTGCCGCATCGGCCAGGACCCCGAGCTGACGAAGGTGGAGTTCCGGCGGCTGCGGGCCTATGGCGTGACGCAGGAGAAGCTGGAGGCCCGGCGTCAGGCCACCGCGAAGATGCAGCCCATCGCGTCCGACGCCGCCCTGTTCGCGATGTTCGAGCGGACCGGCTTCGTGGAGCCGAAGACGCTCTTCGTCTCGCTCCAGTACAAGGTCTTCCTCGCGCACCGCGCGGTGTGA
- a CDS encoding DUF2185 domain-containing protein, which produces MARTAKTPKPVLLGELDLPEGELLILDPGLGRFWRHDGEPASPRKKDPPEHDLRIVGPDADAAGKAYDREFDPRFLFDRKDAADAAAHFAEFARERGFDARAEVLSARLPHTERARLALEHGRGLGVVKYNGLWAVVVGDLPSSRGLKVIGMPMPPGEFGGRWRSIDVVVEEGAEAVRSEEVAGVMVDHGQLLFTGLGPMGRFRMWEPEDGLADYVFHGRDAPKLAKELGASDLGDGLYGWKDLPMERVGEKATPLQERIDREGLAVGVDYRPHCDLERLNAGLRASEEDAASLVLEGARAVGCGNRWGDGVFTVSRHLDAEGRTVRVRVELGTEERQRMMRGLRLRQRKALVTRFISENGEPIRFAERVEPAAEEDSGWLFTSGLETEEYMEDSDNAVIVPLRPLLSRYKELDAILDAPVGAVFRREGNGFVPEE; this is translated from the coding sequence ATGGCGCGAACCGCGAAGACACCGAAGCCCGTGCTGCTGGGGGAGCTCGACCTGCCGGAAGGGGAGTTGCTCATCCTGGATCCGGGGCTGGGGCGCTTCTGGAGGCACGACGGTGAGCCGGCGTCGCCCCGGAAGAAGGACCCGCCGGAGCATGACCTGCGCATCGTCGGGCCGGACGCGGACGCGGCGGGCAAGGCCTACGACCGGGAGTTCGACCCACGCTTCCTCTTCGACCGGAAGGACGCGGCGGACGCGGCGGCGCACTTCGCGGAGTTCGCCCGGGAGCGCGGCTTCGACGCGCGGGCGGAGGTGTTGTCCGCGCGGCTTCCCCACACGGAGCGGGCGCGGCTGGCGTTGGAGCATGGAAGGGGGTTGGGGGTGGTGAAGTACAACGGACTGTGGGCGGTGGTGGTGGGAGACCTGCCCTCGAGTCGCGGTTTGAAAGTGATTGGAATGCCCATGCCACCGGGCGAGTTCGGCGGGCGTTGGCGGTCCATTGACGTCGTCGTGGAGGAAGGGGCGGAGGCGGTCCGGTCGGAGGAGGTGGCCGGGGTGATGGTGGACCATGGCCAGCTGTTGTTCACCGGGCTGGGCCCGATGGGACGGTTCCGCATGTGGGAGCCGGAGGACGGCCTGGCGGATTATGTGTTTCATGGCCGGGACGCGCCGAAGCTCGCGAAGGAGCTGGGCGCGAGCGACCTGGGCGACGGGCTGTATGGGTGGAAGGACCTGCCCATGGAGCGGGTGGGGGAGAAGGCGACGCCGTTGCAGGAGCGCATCGACCGGGAGGGGCTCGCGGTGGGCGTGGACTACCGGCCGCACTGCGACCTGGAGAGGTTGAACGCGGGGCTGCGCGCGAGCGAGGAGGACGCGGCGTCGCTCGTGCTGGAGGGGGCGCGCGCGGTGGGGTGCGGGAACCGCTGGGGAGACGGAGTCTTCACGGTCAGCCGGCACCTGGACGCGGAAGGGCGCACGGTGCGCGTCCGGGTGGAGCTGGGCACGGAGGAGCGGCAGCGGATGATGCGCGGCCTGCGGCTGCGTCAGCGCAAGGCGCTGGTCACGCGGTTCATCTCGGAGAATGGGGAGCCCATCCGCTTCGCGGAGCGCGTGGAGCCCGCGGCGGAGGAGGACAGCGGTTGGCTCTTCACCTCGGGGCTGGAGACCGAGGAGTACATGGAGGACAGCGACAACGCGGTGATTGTCCCCCTGCGGCCGTTGTTGAGCCGGTACAAGGAATTGGACGCCATCCTGGACGCGCCGGTGGGCGCGGTGTTCCGGCGCGAGGGGAACGGGTTCGTGCCGGAGGAGTAG